In Gulosibacter molinativorax, a single window of DNA contains:
- the pgm gene encoding phosphoglucomutase (alpha-D-glucose-1,6-bisphosphate-dependent) has product MHERAGTVASPQDLIDVDQLIGAYYRNVPDVSDPAQRVAFGTSGHRGSSFKSSFNEQHIKAITQAIVEYRASQGIRGPLFIGRDTHALSDPAEKTALDVLAGNGVKVLADSRNSWVPTPSLSRAIIVHNSHRDREELADGIIITPSHNPPEDGGFKYNPPHGGPADSDATSWIENRANELIAAGLEGVKETNSDNRIGFYDFREAYVTDLAKAIDFEAIKNSGIRIGADPLGGSSVEYWQLIAEKYGINLTVVNPKVDPRWPFMTLDWDGKIRMDPSSPAAMASVLAHQDEYDILTGNDADADRHGIVTPTGGLMNPNHYLAVAIDYLASNRPEWSTGAGIGKTLVSSSMIDRVVTSLGRNLVEVPVGFKWFVPGLTDGSILFGGEESAGASFVQFNGGTWTTDKDGILLALLASEILAVTGKSPSLRYQELTEQFGNPAYQRVDAPATPAQKAALKKLSGENITATELAGEPIVAKLTEAPGNHAAIGGLKVVTENAWFAARPSGTEDVYKIYAESFKGPDHLALVQAEAKAIVDQALTWA; this is encoded by the coding sequence ATGCATGAACGAGCAGGCACTGTCGCCAGTCCCCAGGATCTTATTGATGTCGACCAGCTCATTGGCGCGTACTACCGCAACGTGCCTGATGTGTCTGATCCCGCCCAACGCGTTGCGTTCGGAACGTCCGGCCACCGTGGCTCGAGCTTCAAGAGCTCGTTCAACGAGCAGCACATTAAGGCCATCACCCAAGCGATCGTCGAATACCGCGCCTCGCAGGGCATCCGCGGACCGCTCTTCATCGGCCGCGACACGCACGCGCTGAGCGACCCAGCCGAGAAGACGGCGCTTGATGTGCTGGCCGGGAACGGCGTCAAAGTGCTCGCCGACTCGCGAAACTCGTGGGTCCCGACTCCGTCGCTCTCGCGCGCGATCATCGTGCACAATTCCCACCGTGACCGGGAAGAACTCGCCGACGGCATCATCATCACGCCGAGCCACAACCCGCCCGAGGACGGCGGCTTCAAGTACAACCCGCCACACGGTGGCCCCGCGGATTCGGATGCGACCAGCTGGATCGAGAACCGCGCGAACGAGCTCATCGCGGCCGGGCTCGAGGGCGTGAAGGAAACCAACTCGGATAACCGAATCGGCTTCTACGACTTCCGTGAGGCGTACGTCACCGACCTCGCGAAGGCGATTGACTTCGAGGCGATCAAGAACTCGGGCATACGGATCGGTGCCGACCCGCTCGGCGGCTCGAGCGTCGAGTACTGGCAGCTGATCGCCGAAAAGTACGGCATCAACCTCACGGTCGTGAACCCGAAGGTCGACCCACGCTGGCCATTCATGACGCTCGACTGGGACGGCAAGATCCGCATGGACCCGTCCTCCCCCGCTGCAATGGCCTCGGTGTTGGCGCACCAGGATGAGTACGACATCCTGACTGGCAACGACGCGGATGCGGACCGTCACGGCATCGTGACGCCGACCGGCGGCCTGATGAACCCGAACCACTACCTCGCCGTCGCGATCGACTACCTCGCGAGTAACCGTCCCGAGTGGTCGACCGGGGCTGGCATCGGCAAGACGCTCGTCTCGAGCTCGATGATTGACCGCGTCGTGACGTCACTCGGCCGCAACCTCGTTGAAGTCCCGGTCGGTTTCAAGTGGTTCGTGCCAGGCCTGACGGACGGTTCGATCCTGTTCGGCGGTGAGGAGTCCGCGGGAGCGTCGTTCGTGCAGTTCAACGGTGGCACGTGGACCACCGACAAGGACGGCATCCTGTTGGCGCTGCTTGCCTCCGAGATCCTCGCGGTCACGGGGAAGAGCCCCTCGCTGCGCTACCAGGAGCTCACGGAGCAGTTCGGCAACCCCGCCTATCAGCGAGTGGATGCGCCGGCGACGCCCGCGCAGAAAGCCGCCTTGAAGAAGTTGTCGGGCGAAAACATCACCGCGACCGAGCTCGCGGGTGAACCGATCGTTGCGAAGCTGACCGAGGCCCCGGGCAACCACGCCGCGATCGGGGGACTCAAGGTCGTGACCGAGAACGCCTGGTTCGCCGCGCGCCCCTCGGGAACTGAGGACGTCTACAAGATCTACGCGGAATCGTTCAAGGGTCCCGACCACCTGGCGCTCGTGCAGGCGGAGGCGAAGGCGATCGTCGACCAGGCGCTGACCTGGGCCTAA
- the phnC gene encoding phosphonate ABC transporter ATP-binding protein: MDTSWHVALDRVSVIYPNGTRALKDVSLRIEPGEMVSIVGLSGSGKSTLIRTLNGLVQATDGSVTVGPHTVNTLRGRGLREFRGHVGMIFQGFNLADRTDVYHNVLVGRFAHSPAWRTLLGMPSAQSRDIALRALDSVGMLDKLWARGDALSGGQKQRVAIARALTQEPSVMLADEPVASLDPPTAHAVMNDLRRVNRERSLTVLVNIHLMDLARQYTTRMIGLRDGEIVYDGPANTATDADFEEIYGREIQVRDRLGAEG; encoded by the coding sequence ATGGACACGTCCTGGCATGTCGCGCTTGACCGCGTATCGGTCATCTACCCGAACGGCACTCGTGCGCTCAAGGACGTCTCGCTACGTATTGAACCTGGTGAAATGGTTTCGATCGTTGGGCTCTCGGGTTCTGGGAAGTCGACCCTTATCCGCACCCTTAACGGCCTCGTGCAAGCGACTGACGGCAGTGTCACGGTTGGCCCGCACACGGTGAACACCCTGCGGGGCCGTGGGCTCAGAGAGTTCCGCGGCCACGTCGGCATGATCTTTCAAGGCTTCAACCTCGCAGACCGCACCGACGTCTATCACAACGTGCTCGTCGGGAGATTCGCGCATTCGCCCGCGTGGCGAACCCTCCTCGGTATGCCGTCCGCGCAGAGCCGCGACATCGCACTCCGCGCACTCGATTCGGTGGGGATGCTCGACAAGCTTTGGGCGCGCGGGGATGCCCTTTCGGGCGGGCAGAAACAGCGCGTCGCAATCGCTCGTGCGCTGACGCAGGAGCCGAGCGTGATGCTCGCCGACGAGCCCGTGGCGAGCCTGGATCCACCCACCGCACACGCCGTGATGAATGACCTGCGGCGGGTCAACCGCGAGCGCAGTCTCACCGTCCTCGTAAACATCCACCTCATGGACCTTGCGCGGCAGTACACCACGCGAATGATCGGTCTTCGCGACGGCGAGATCGTCTACGACGGCCCAGCGAATACCGCCACCGACGCGGATTTCGAGGAGATCTACGGTCGCGAGATTCAGGTTCGCGACCGCCTTGGAGCTGAAGGATGA
- the phnE gene encoding phosphonate ABC transporter, permease protein PhnE, with product MSASRELVLPPRPRNRGRTALVVLAVVAFTVATCIPAIGGVEIDLASIAKNWRNGADKLIELLQPNFAFFPRTVLPMLETLQMAVVGAVIAALVSVPLTLWAAKPTNPNSTGRFVVRTIINVIRSVPDLVYATILVAMVGVGALPGLLTLILFDLGIIVKLVSEAIDSADHGYMEAGRAAGGSQFQINRATALPQTWSLFTNQWLYTLELNVRISAILGIVGAGGIGRLLDERRGFYAYGDVSVIILEILLVVVLIEFFSNVIRKQLTK from the coding sequence ATGAGCGCATCCCGCGAACTCGTCCTACCGCCCCGCCCCCGAAATCGTGGACGCACCGCGCTGGTCGTGCTCGCGGTTGTGGCCTTCACTGTCGCCACCTGCATCCCCGCGATTGGCGGTGTCGAAATCGACCTCGCCTCGATTGCAAAAAATTGGCGAAACGGTGCCGACAAACTCATCGAGCTGCTGCAGCCGAACTTCGCGTTCTTCCCGCGCACCGTGCTGCCAATGCTCGAAACCCTACAGATGGCCGTCGTCGGCGCGGTGATTGCGGCCCTCGTGTCGGTACCGCTCACGCTGTGGGCCGCAAAACCAACCAACCCGAATTCGACCGGCCGCTTCGTCGTCCGCACCATCATCAACGTGATTCGATCGGTGCCCGACCTCGTGTACGCCACCATCCTGGTGGCTATGGTCGGTGTAGGCGCGCTGCCCGGTCTGCTCACGCTCATCTTGTTCGATCTCGGCATTATCGTGAAGCTCGTCTCCGAGGCGATTGATTCCGCGGATCACGGTTACATGGAGGCCGGTCGCGCCGCTGGCGGCAGCCAGTTCCAAATCAACCGCGCCACCGCGCTCCCCCAGACTTGGTCGCTGTTCACGAATCAGTGGCTGTACACACTCGAGTTGAACGTGCGCATCTCCGCGATCCTCGGCATCGTGGGCGCCGGAGGTATCGGTCGACTTCTCGATGAGCGACGTGGGTTCTATGCCTACGGCGACGTCTCCGTCATCATCCTCGAGATCCTGCTCGTCGTGGTCCTCATCGAGTTCTTCTCGAACGTCATCCGAAAGCAACTCACGAAATGA
- a CDS encoding MurR/RpiR family transcriptional regulator, producing the protein MNWQGAPDAPPHARIAALSPSLQPGERRVVDSILKDRAGTVERTAQELADAVGVGRTTVIRAAQSLGYEGYPQLRVALARELALEGNANEESDGTLAGSLRAGVARFGARLPNTVSALTEDDIAEFLRLLDGADRVLVLANGLSLSLGLDLVLRLNAAGRPAEMLMDAMSQQIAAAQLGAGSVCIVISGSGANRASLDGMRAAKASGASVVAVTSFARSAVADLADLALVVPPINESFQDELIHTSRAAIMLVIEQLIELFIQHRGERGREAQAAALSVLGSGLLE; encoded by the coding sequence GTGAACTGGCAAGGAGCGCCTGACGCGCCACCGCACGCTCGCATCGCGGCGCTCTCGCCGTCGCTGCAGCCCGGCGAACGACGGGTCGTCGATTCAATCCTCAAAGATCGTGCAGGCACGGTCGAGCGAACCGCGCAAGAACTCGCGGATGCAGTGGGCGTCGGCCGAACGACAGTGATTCGCGCCGCGCAGTCCCTCGGGTACGAGGGGTATCCGCAGCTGCGCGTCGCGCTCGCTCGCGAGCTGGCTCTCGAGGGGAATGCCAATGAGGAGTCGGACGGCACACTTGCCGGTTCGCTGCGCGCGGGAGTTGCTCGATTCGGTGCGCGGCTTCCCAACACGGTATCGGCGCTGACCGAAGACGACATCGCAGAATTCTTGCGGCTACTTGACGGTGCCGATCGCGTGCTGGTGCTCGCCAACGGTCTCTCGCTGTCGCTCGGACTCGATCTCGTGCTGCGTCTCAACGCCGCTGGTCGCCCCGCAGAAATGCTGATGGATGCGATGTCCCAGCAGATCGCGGCAGCCCAGCTCGGAGCCGGGTCTGTGTGCATCGTGATCTCTGGTTCCGGCGCGAACCGCGCGTCTCTGGACGGGATGCGCGCAGCAAAAGCCAGTGGTGCATCCGTCGTGGCGGTTACCTCGTTCGCGCGATCTGCGGTGGCCGACTTGGCCGACTTGGCGCTCGTTGTTCCGCCGATCAACGAGAGTTTTCAGGATGAACTGATCCATACCTCGCGCGCCGCAATCATGCTCGTCATCGAGCAGCTGATCGAGTTGTTCATCCAGCATCGCGGCGAGCGGGGACGCGAAGCACAGGCCGCTGCACTTTCCGTGCTCGGCAGCGGATTGCTCGAATGA
- a CDS encoding phosphate/phosphite/phosphonate ABC transporter substrate-binding protein: MHKPLIATSLLTAAALTLTGCASDTASSTDATGSGSWPESITISLVPSTEGENLAEALDPLTTYLSENLGIEVNGVVATDYAATVEALGADQAQVIITDAGSLYQAINQHDAKLILRDVRFGATDYASVAYTNNPDKYCDDEPVMATYAANGEELSYCNGIETAAEAAAGQGPAAEDALKKIDEGTAVALQAATSPAGYQYPVVAMQAAGIDTDNGIKQVPVEGNNNAVLAVYNGDAEVSFGFWDARSTVLEEAPDVAEKVVAFSYTEMIPNGGVAVTQDLPEDLVAQLAELMDGYAQSSAEAETVMFDLVGLSDWTAETESEQIDRYGEILKQFQN, from the coding sequence ATGCACAAACCACTCATCGCCACCAGCCTCCTCACCGCAGCGGCGCTGACCCTCACGGGCTGCGCCAGCGACACCGCGTCCAGCACCGACGCGACGGGCTCTGGTTCCTGGCCCGAATCGATCACCATCTCGCTCGTTCCCTCCACCGAGGGCGAGAACCTCGCCGAAGCGCTCGACCCGCTCACGACCTACCTGTCGGAGAACCTCGGCATCGAGGTGAACGGTGTCGTCGCAACGGACTACGCCGCGACGGTCGAGGCACTCGGTGCTGACCAGGCCCAGGTCATCATCACCGATGCGGGCTCGCTCTACCAGGCCATCAACCAGCACGACGCGAAGCTCATCCTGCGCGACGTCCGTTTCGGCGCAACCGATTACGCTTCGGTTGCCTACACGAACAATCCCGATAAGTACTGCGACGACGAACCGGTCATGGCCACCTACGCGGCCAACGGCGAGGAACTGTCGTATTGCAACGGCATCGAGACGGCAGCCGAAGCTGCGGCTGGACAGGGCCCAGCCGCCGAGGACGCCCTGAAGAAAATTGACGAGGGCACCGCAGTAGCGCTGCAGGCTGCGACCTCCCCCGCCGGTTACCAGTACCCCGTCGTCGCAATGCAGGCTGCCGGTATCGACACCGACAACGGCATCAAGCAGGTTCCGGTCGAGGGCAACAACAACGCGGTCCTCGCGGTCTACAACGGCGACGCCGAGGTGAGCTTCGGGTTCTGGGATGCGCGTTCGACGGTCCTCGAAGAGGCACCGGATGTTGCTGAGAAGGTCGTCGCATTCAGCTACACCGAGATGATCCCGAACGGCGGCGTTGCGGTGACGCAGGACCTCCCGGAGGACCTCGTCGCGCAGCTCGCCGAGCTCATGGATGGCTACGCCCAGTCCTCGGCCGAGGCCGAAACCGTGATGTTCGACCTCGTCGGCCTCTCCGACTGGACCGCCGAGACCGAATCCGAGCAGATCGATCGCTACGGCGAGATCCTCAAGCAGTTCCAGAACTAG
- the pheA gene encoding prephenate dehydratase, with protein MTDSETLPDASQTVSFLGPAGTFTEAALKLAPEAKGKHWKPVANVLEALMDVQQGRSFAAMVAIENSVEGGVTASQDALSTMDGLRIIGEYIVPIRFVLATRPGTTMRDVQTVAAHPVAYGQCRRWLHQALPEHLYVQASSNVASARQLFEEDGLADAAIAPPTIQDHFDVDILAEDIQDSSIARTRFLLVTTRTDLPSRTGTDKTSLIVTLPDERPGGLLSMLEQFAARGINLSMITSRPIPESPGRYRFVIDLDGHLEDARVADALLGLRRYSPSVKFLGSYPRAVPSPVAVDPAYSDENYAEARGWLDGLVR; from the coding sequence ATGACCGATTCCGAAACGCTCCCCGACGCATCCCAAACCGTCTCCTTCCTGGGGCCAGCCGGGACCTTTACCGAGGCGGCGTTGAAGCTCGCCCCGGAGGCGAAGGGCAAGCACTGGAAGCCGGTCGCCAATGTCCTCGAGGCGTTGATGGATGTGCAACAGGGTCGGTCGTTCGCGGCGATGGTCGCGATTGAGAACTCGGTCGAGGGTGGCGTGACCGCGTCGCAGGATGCGCTTTCCACCATGGACGGGCTGCGGATCATCGGCGAATACATCGTGCCGATTCGGTTCGTGCTCGCGACCCGGCCAGGGACCACGATGCGCGACGTGCAGACCGTGGCCGCGCATCCTGTTGCGTATGGCCAGTGCCGACGCTGGCTGCACCAGGCGCTGCCCGAGCATCTCTACGTGCAGGCGTCGTCGAACGTCGCCAGCGCTCGGCAGCTCTTTGAAGAGGATGGGTTGGCCGACGCGGCGATCGCGCCGCCGACGATTCAGGACCACTTCGACGTCGATATCCTCGCTGAGGACATTCAGGACTCGTCGATCGCGCGTACCCGATTCCTGCTCGTGACGACGCGCACGGATCTGCCGTCGCGCACCGGCACGGACAAGACCTCGCTCATCGTGACGCTGCCGGACGAGCGCCCCGGCGGGTTGCTGTCGATGCTCGAGCAGTTCGCGGCCCGCGGCATCAACCTCTCGATGATCACGTCGCGACCCATCCCCGAAAGCCCCGGACGCTACCGCTTCGTGATCGATCTCGACGGCCACCTCGAGGATGCGCGCGTCGCGGATGCGCTGCTCGGACTTCGTCGCTACAGTCCGTCGGTGAAGTTCCTCGGTTCGTATCCGCGCGCGGTGCCCTCGCCGGTCGCGGTCGATCCGGCGTACTCCGACGAGAACTACGCGGAGGCCCGCGGCTGGCTAGACGGCCTCGTCCGTTAG
- a CDS encoding diacylglycerol/lipid kinase family protein has translation MSPRAAVVVNPTKLNLEELLVELPRVEDRYGWGPTLIIETSEEDAGSSQTREALAEGVDLVIAAGGDGTVRVVAEQLADTDVAFGIIPAGTGNLLARNLDLDALTVPRALDVAFSGADRRIDLAEAQIERPDGDHETFLFTVIAGIGVDAGMVAHTDDELKKKIGWLAYIGGIAKWMIGSGAFRTRYRVGEGRTWGSRASSIMIGNCGLLTGGFRLLPEAKLDDGILDMIIMRPRGPMGWAMVGAGLIARGIAKQFREFGLRTSLAGTRNVRVLSYYQNERFTFRVDSHPEHFELDGDEAGEIVAAHVVARPAALTVRVAR, from the coding sequence ATGTCGCCACGAGCCGCGGTCGTTGTGAATCCGACCAAGCTGAATCTTGAAGAATTACTCGTCGAGCTGCCTCGCGTCGAGGATCGATACGGCTGGGGGCCGACGCTGATCATCGAAACCAGCGAAGAGGATGCGGGCTCGAGCCAGACTCGCGAGGCGCTGGCCGAGGGCGTCGATTTGGTGATCGCCGCCGGCGGCGACGGCACGGTTCGTGTCGTCGCTGAGCAGCTGGCCGACACCGACGTCGCCTTCGGCATCATCCCCGCCGGTACCGGCAACCTGCTCGCCCGCAATCTCGACCTGGATGCGCTCACGGTGCCGCGAGCGCTCGACGTCGCGTTCTCGGGCGCGGACCGCCGCATCGATCTTGCGGAGGCACAGATCGAACGGCCGGACGGCGACCACGAGACATTCCTCTTTACCGTCATCGCTGGTATCGGCGTGGACGCCGGCATGGTGGCGCACACCGACGACGAGCTCAAGAAGAAGATCGGCTGGCTCGCGTACATCGGCGGCATCGCGAAGTGGATGATCGGCTCGGGAGCCTTTCGCACTCGCTACCGCGTCGGCGAGGGACGCACGTGGGGATCGCGCGCGTCGAGCATCATGATCGGCAACTGCGGCCTCCTCACCGGCGGCTTCCGACTCCTCCCCGAGGCGAAGCTGGACGACGGAATCCTCGACATGATCATCATGCGGCCGCGCGGGCCGATGGGGTGGGCCATGGTCGGCGCGGGATTGATCGCCCGCGGCATCGCGAAGCAGTTCCGCGAGTTCGGGCTGCGCACGAGCCTGGCCGGCACTCGCAACGTCCGGGTGCTGAGCTACTACCAGAACGAAAGATTCACGTTCCGCGTCGACTCCCACCCCGAGCACTTCGAGCTGGACGGGGACGAGGCGGGCGAGATCGTCGCCGCACACGTTGTCGCCCGGCCAGCCGCGCTGACCGTCCGAGTTGCCCGCTAG
- the phnE gene encoding phosphonate ABC transporter, permease protein PhnE, whose amino-acid sequence MNASSRTTQTAMQPDTNTETIEPQSGRLEIPPQPSLLWPNILTIGVGAIVLAAGAGLQISWADIPQIPANVANYLQLMFASPNWEKLPRALTEMWRSISMAWLGAILCVVVSVPLGMLAARGVGPAWLRAILRGLFAIIRAVPEVIIAIILLTVTGLTPFTGALALGIAGIGTQGKWVYESIESAKEGASEAVRAAGGTTAEVTRWALWPAVAPSIMSFALYRFEINIRTSAVLGLVGAGGIGSMLSNYTNYREWDTVGMLLIVVIVTTMIVDAISGAIRRRIMEGTRIRELARSA is encoded by the coding sequence ATGAACGCATCGTCTCGAACCACCCAAACTGCGATGCAGCCAGATACGAACACGGAGACCATCGAGCCCCAGTCCGGTCGTCTCGAAATCCCGCCGCAGCCTTCCTTGCTGTGGCCAAACATCCTGACCATCGGCGTCGGGGCGATCGTTCTCGCGGCCGGCGCGGGCCTCCAGATTTCGTGGGCCGACATCCCGCAAATTCCCGCGAACGTCGCGAACTACCTCCAGCTCATGTTCGCTTCGCCGAACTGGGAGAAGCTGCCGCGAGCCCTCACCGAGATGTGGCGGTCGATTTCGATGGCGTGGCTCGGTGCGATCCTGTGCGTGGTCGTTTCGGTGCCGCTGGGCATGCTCGCGGCCCGAGGCGTCGGGCCGGCTTGGCTCCGCGCAATCCTGCGCGGGCTCTTCGCGATCATTCGCGCCGTACCCGAGGTAATCATCGCCATCATCTTGCTTACCGTGACTGGGCTCACACCCTTCACCGGCGCGCTCGCCCTCGGCATCGCGGGAATCGGCACCCAAGGCAAGTGGGTCTACGAGTCGATCGAGTCGGCGAAGGAGGGTGCTTCGGAGGCGGTCCGCGCCGCGGGCGGCACGACGGCCGAGGTAACGCGTTGGGCCCTGTGGCCCGCGGTCGCACCCTCGATCATGTCGTTTGCGCTCTATCGCTTCGAGATCAACATCCGCACCTCGGCTGTGCTCGGCCTCGTTGGCGCGGGTGGCATCGGCAGTATGCTTTCGAACTACACGAATTACCGGGAGTGGGACACCGTGGGGATGCTCCTCATCGTCGTCATTGTCACGACGATGATCGTGGATGCGATCTCGGGTGCGATTCGCCGGCGAATCATGGAAGGGACACGAATCCGTGAACTGGCAAGGAGCGCCTGA
- a CDS encoding HAD family hydrolase: protein MTATIIFDFDGTVAVGNGPVLAYARFVAEVIGPGYLDAVAEVLQRHDLGAGRYRDGYDVVGSLARDRGVEEGVLNSAYALSRDILGKEEAAVEPAPGLITLLDSLDPSIHLELATNAPNSGVLELLDRWGIREKFSRLHFSVGKPSGLEPILRDALSRGPVLSIGDIYEFDLAPAAALGADTAFLGANATDRLPGEAAPTSTMRAHDLATLVPSIQTWATAALAQRPN from the coding sequence GTGACAGCCACCATCATTTTTGACTTCGACGGCACCGTTGCCGTCGGCAACGGCCCCGTGCTGGCCTACGCCCGATTCGTCGCGGAAGTCATCGGCCCCGGATACCTCGATGCAGTAGCCGAGGTGCTTCAGCGGCATGACCTCGGCGCTGGACGCTACCGCGATGGTTACGACGTCGTTGGCTCGCTCGCCCGTGACCGTGGCGTGGAAGAAGGCGTGTTGAATTCGGCCTACGCGCTGAGCCGCGACATCCTCGGAAAGGAAGAAGCGGCCGTCGAGCCAGCACCTGGGCTCATCACCCTCCTCGACTCGCTCGACCCGAGCATCCACCTCGAGCTGGCGACGAACGCCCCGAACTCCGGTGTGCTCGAGCTACTCGACCGCTGGGGTATTCGGGAGAAGTTCTCGCGCCTCCACTTTTCGGTTGGGAAGCCGTCAGGTCTCGAGCCGATTCTGCGCGACGCACTCTCACGCGGGCCGGTACTTTCGATCGGCGACATCTACGAGTTCGATCTCGCTCCCGCCGCTGCCCTCGGTGCCGATACCGCATTCCTCGGGGCAAACGCCACCGACCGGCTACCGGGCGAGGCCGCACCGACATCGACGATGCGCGCGCACGACCTCGCCACTCTCGTCCCGAGCATCCAGACCTGGGCTACCGCCGCGCTGGCTCAGCGCCCCAATTAG
- the serS gene encoding serine--tRNA ligase, which produces MIDVQLLRDQPDLVKSSQQARGNDPATVDAAVAADLARREALQHFESLRAEQNAKSKEIGKASKEDRPALLASVQELAQQVKDAQAAVNEAEDAFTQAVMKIENIVLEGVPVGGEDDFVVLRHEGEKPVFDFEPRDHLEIGELLGAIDMQRGAKVSGARFSFLRGIGAQLELAIMQLGLNKAISNGFVMLTPPTLVKPEIMRGTGFLGEHADEVYNLPADDLYLTGTSEVALAGYHSDEIIDVTDPVRYVGWSTCYRREAGSAGKDTRGIIRTHQFNKVEMFVYTDPANAETEHQRLLGWQEEMMQALGLHYRVIDTAAGDLGSSAARKYDIEAWVPTQDAYRELTSTSNCTTYQARRLSIRARGEDGKAAPVATLNGTIATTRWLVAVLETHQQADGSVLVPEALRPYLGGQEILLPKE; this is translated from the coding sequence GTGATTGACGTTCAACTCCTTCGTGACCAGCCCGACCTCGTGAAGTCCTCGCAGCAGGCTCGCGGCAATGATCCCGCGACGGTGGATGCAGCCGTAGCGGCCGATCTCGCCCGTCGCGAGGCCCTCCAGCACTTCGAGTCGCTGCGCGCTGAGCAGAACGCCAAGTCGAAGGAAATCGGCAAGGCCTCGAAGGAGGACCGCCCCGCACTCCTCGCGTCGGTGCAGGAACTCGCGCAGCAGGTGAAGGATGCGCAGGCCGCGGTCAATGAGGCCGAGGATGCGTTCACGCAGGCGGTCATGAAGATCGAGAACATCGTGCTCGAAGGGGTTCCCGTCGGTGGCGAGGACGACTTCGTGGTGCTGCGGCACGAGGGCGAGAAGCCGGTCTTCGATTTCGAGCCGCGCGATCACCTCGAGATTGGTGAGCTGCTCGGCGCGATCGACATGCAGCGCGGTGCGAAGGTCTCGGGTGCGCGCTTCAGCTTCCTCCGCGGTATTGGTGCGCAGCTCGAGCTAGCGATCATGCAGCTCGGTCTGAACAAGGCGATCTCGAACGGCTTCGTCATGCTCACCCCGCCGACCCTCGTCAAGCCGGAAATCATGCGCGGTACGGGCTTCCTCGGCGAGCATGCCGACGAGGTCTACAACCTGCCGGCCGACGACCTCTACCTCACCGGCACGAGCGAGGTCGCGCTCGCGGGCTACCATTCCGACGAGATCATCGATGTGACCGATCCCGTGCGCTACGTCGGCTGGTCGACCTGCTATCGCCGCGAGGCTGGCTCCGCGGGCAAGGACACCCGTGGAATTATCCGCACGCACCAATTCAACAAGGTCGAGATGTTTGTCTACACCGACCCGGCCAACGCCGAGACCGAGCATCAGCGGCTCCTCGGGTGGCAGGAGGAGATGATGCAGGCACTCGGGCTGCACTACCGGGTGATTGACACCGCGGCAGGCGACCTCGGGTCCTCCGCGGCACGCAAGTACGACATCGAGGCCTGGGTTCCCACGCAGGATGCGTACCGCGAGCTCACCTCGACCTCCAACTGCACGACCTACCAGGCCCGCCGCCTGAGCATCCGGGCCCGAGGCGAGGATGGCAAGGCCGCGCCGGTCGCAACGCTGAACGGCACGATCGCCACCACTCGCTGGCTCGTGGCAGTCCTCGAAACCCACCAGCAGGCCGATGGCTCTGTGCTGGTCCCCGAAGCCCTCCGCCCGTACCTGGGTGGGCAAGAAATACTGCTGCCGAAGGAATAG